Below is a window of Edaphobacter bradus DNA.
CTGGCGTGATGGTCGATATTGATCAGGCAGCGGCCTTCGAGTCCAGCGAGGCCGGTACGGGGAATGCCATCGCACTCGAGCACGATGACAGGGAGAGCAAGATCGTGGGCGACGGCAGAGACCGAGGGAGCGATCCGGATACGGTCGACGCCGGGCAGCGTCCGGTAGATGAGAGGCACGGCGTCGGCGAAGACGATGTGGACCGGACGGCCGAGCTGGTCAAGGATCTCGGCGAGCGCGAGTGCGGATCCCACGGAATCGCCATCGGGGCGGGCGTGCGAGGTGATAACGAACCCTGGGCTGGAGCGGAAGGCTTTCAGCAAGGCGGCGATGGAGACTTCCTGGGTCATGATTTGGGTTTGGGCTCGTCCGGTTGCTTAGATGCCTGCAGTTTCTGATCGCGTTTGCGGATCCGGCCGAGGAGCTCGTCCATACGGCCGGAGATCTTCTCAGAGCGATCAATGGCAAAGGTGAGGTCGGGGACGTGACGGACGCCCATGCGCTCGCGGAGCTGTGAGCGAATGTACGCACGGGCGGTCATCAGGCCGGCGAGCGTGGACTGCTCCTCCTGCTCGCTGCCGTAAACGGCGACATAGATGCGAGCGGACTTGCCGCCGGGGGCGAGTACGACGTCGGTGACGTAGCTGGGGGCGATTCTGGGATCAGAGAGCTCTCCCTCGAGCATCGCCCCTATCTCTTCGGAGAACGTATTGGCGACGCGGCTGCGGTGGTGCGCTCTGGCTCGTTGTTCAGGCATAAACCGAAATTACTGGTAGTAAACGTTTGAGGATATCAGAGTCGGGGCGATCCCCCTAGCGGGTGCGGGATTATTCGGGCAGAACCTCGGCCCAGGAGTCGAGGATCTCGGCTCCATGGGCGTGGGCGATGCGGTGGGCAGCCTGGTCGATCTGCTGGAGCTGGCCGGTGAGATAGCTGGAAGAGGAGGAGATTGCAGCGACTCCAAGGGTTGCGCGGTTCCAGACGGTACCTTCATCAAGCTCGGCGATGGCTAAGTTAAAGGAATTACGGAGCTTGTCTTTGATGGATCGGACGACCTGGCGGCGGTCCTTGAGCGACTGAGCGTGGGGGATCTCGATCTCAAGGGTAAGGCGCGCGAGGGGCATGACGGCCATTGTCGCAGGTGGGCTGCTGGTGTGGAATGGCTCGGCGCGATTTGTGGGATTACCAGCGGGAGGGGATGGTGAAGGTCCCGCTGTCTCCGTCCGGGGACCAAGGAATGGGAGCACTGGCCTCAATGAGCTGTTGGTGCTCGTTCCGGCTGGTGCGGAGGGCCTCCTCGTAGCGTTTGTGTTCGGTGATGTCGACGACGGAGACGGAGATGCCGATGACTTCGCCGGCTTCGTCGCGCGCCGGCTGGCAGGAGATGAGGAAGGTGTCGCCGCGTTTGCCCGGAGCGTGGCCGAGGCTCACAAACTCGACTCCCGCGATTGACTCTCCTTCGATGGCGCGGAGAAAGCAGGGCTCGAGGGCCTGGAACATCTGCGGGAGAATCTCTGAGATGTGACGGCCGAGATGTTCGGCGACAGAGAGATAATTGATCTCGGCGAGGCGCTGGTTGATGCTGGCGTAGCGAAGGTGGCGATCGAGGAAGCAGAGGCCAACGGGCGCTCCGTCGTAGATAGCCTGGAGCTGCGCGAGTTGCTGGTTGGGGCGCAAGTTGATTCGCTCGGGGGAGCGTTCCGACGGCGAGTCGGCGGCGATGGTGGTCTCTGGCTGCGACATCTCCGCGATGAGGCGGTTGAGGTTCGACGCAGGAGCCGGGCTGCCAAAGAGGAGGCCCTGTCCGAAGTCGCAGCCTTGCCAGAGGAGCATGTCGGCTTGTGCCTTGGTTTCGACGCCTTCGGCGACGGTGACGAGTCCGAGGCTGTTGCCGAGACCGACGACCGCGGCGACGATCTTGCGGCTCTCGCGAGAGTGAATCATCGATTGGACGAACCCTGCGTCAACCTTGATCTCGTCGAAGGGAAGGGCCTGGAGATGAAGGAGGCTCGAGTAGCCGGTTCCGAAATCGTCAAGGGCAAGGCGGGCCCCGAGGGATTTGAGCTCATAGGCGATGGCCCGGGCCTGATCAATGTTGTGTAGCAGTGCGCTCTCGGTGACCTCGAAGATGACGCGGTGCAGAGGAAATCCGCCCCGGCGCGCTGCGAGCGCAAGCTGCTCGGGAAGCGACGGGTCATGGAACTGGGTCGGAGAGATGTTAACAGAGAGGGTGAGGTGCTCAGGCAGCGTGGTGGCTGCATCGAAGGTGATGCGAAGCATGCTCTGGACGAGGGGCCCGATGAGGCCGGTGCTCTCGGCCAAGGGGATGAACTCGCTCGGGGGGACAAGGCCGTGCGCAGGATGCTGCCAGCGCGCGAGCACTTCGAAGCCCGTGAGCTGGCCGGTGCGCAGCTCGACAAGAGGCTGGAAGAAAGGCACGATCTCGTCACCGCCGTATATTGCTCTGCGGAGGTCAGTTTCGCTATCGACGGCCATAAGTCATGAGCATAGTAAACGGTAACGTGGGCATAGTAAACGGTAACGTGGAAGTCCCCTGCACGATGAAAGGGGTATTCCCTTCAATAAGAGGGGCATGTATACTCCGCCGACTGTGCGAAGTGCGGCGAGTCAGCCAGTCGGCGGAGTAAGCGGGTTGTATTGGCGGTAGGGAGACGATTTTCGGACAGGTTTTTTCGATCAGGCAGGTTGCTGCGATACTAAGGACAAAGCTACCGCGCAGAGATTGCAGACTGGATCTTATTGAGCGGTTTCCGCGTCGAGTAAGTATCTGCAGGAAAATAAGCACAAAGAGTCCTGATTGGGCCACGACGCCCGATGAGCCGATGGCCCAGGAAGCATTTCGGAGAGAACGATGGCACCCGCAAGTTTTGATGGATTGAGGGTTTTGTCGCTGGAGTCGCGTCGCGCCGCTGAAGTGGCGAAGCTGATCCGCACCTACGGCGGTGAACCCCTTGTTGTTCCGGCGATGCGTGAAGTTCCGCTGGAGTCGAGCCGCGCAGCAATGGACTTTGCCGCGAGGTTGATTGCGGGCGAGTTCGATCTCGTGATTTTCTTGACCGGCGTCGGTGTGCGCGCCCTGTTGTCGGTCGCAGAGGGGCAGTATCCTCGCGAGGTGTTTCTAGCGGCGTTGCGCAAGGTGAAGATTGCGGCTCGCGGGCCGAAGCCGGTGGCGGCGCTGAGAGAGCTGGACGTGCCTATTGCGGTGACGGCTCCGGAGCCGAATACGTGGCGCGAGATGATGTCGGTCATCGAGAGCGAGTTTGGCGAGACGCTCGGCGATTTTCGGGTCGCGGTGCAGGAGTACGGCGTGTCGAATCCGGAGTTGCTGGAGGTCCTTGCGGAACGATGCCGCGAGGTGACGAAGGTTCCGGTGTACCAGTGGGCTCTGCCGGAGGACCTCCAGCCGTTGCGTGAGGCGGTGCTTGGCGTCGCGAAAGGCGGAGTCGATGTTGTGCTCTTCATGACGGCGGCGCAGGTGATCCATCTGTTCCAGATTGCAAACCAGATGAAGTGCGAGGAGGAACTCATTGCCGGTTTGCAGTCCGTTGTGGTGGCCTCGATTGGGCCGACGACGACGGAAGAGCTGAAGAGATATGGGGTGAAGCCGGACTTTGAGCCGTCGCATCCGAAGATGGGATTCCTGGTGAATGAGACTGCGCAGAAGGCTCATAAGCTGCTGGAGCAGAAACGTGGCAGCGTCAGCCAGAGCACGGGCACGCGTCAGGCGGGGTTGAGAAAGACGTCGAAGGCGGACGCCAAGGGTGACGAATTGACGCCGATCGCGTTTCTGCACGAGATTGGCAGCAGGATCGCCGCAGCGGACTCGCTGCATGTGGTGCTGGATCGCATCGTGGAGTTTGTGACGACGGTGATTCCGTGCGACTCGTGCTTCATTTACGTCCTGGAAGGGAGGAAGCTGGTGCTGCGTGCTTCGAAGAATCCGCACGCGGATCTTGTGGACCGGCTGGGAATGCGAGTCGGACAGGGCATTACGGGGTGGGTGGCCGAGCATAAGGAGCCTGTGGCGATTGCGGCGAACGCATCGGAAGATCCGAGGTTCAAGGCGTTCAAAAATGTGCCGGAGGACAAGTTCGAGGCGATGCTGAGCGTGCCGATTCTGTGCGCTAGCAAGACGGTGGGCGTCATCAATCTGCAGCATCGGCTGTCGTACAAGCACACGGCAAACGAAGTGAGGATGCTGTCGATGATCGGCTTCCTGGTGGGAGCGGAGATAGAGCGCGTCAGGCTGGAGAGCGAGAATACGGAGCTTGCAGGGCGGCTGGAGACGCGCAGGGCGGTAGAGCGAGCGAAGGGGATTCTGCAGCGCGACCTCGGGGTGAGTGAGGAAGAGGCCTACCGAATGATGCAGCGGGAGAGCCGGCAGCGGCGGAAATCGATGCTGGAGATTGCTGAGGTAATCCTGCTGGGTGAGGAGATCAGGAAGGGGCAGGCTACAGCGGAGCGTGAGACCGCGAAGGCCCGCTCATAAGCGTCAGTCGCCGAGGGTGTAAGGCAGGGCGAAGCGGCCTATCTGGATGAAGGTGTGGTCGGACGGGGGCAGGATGCGGAAGGATTCGACGCGCGATCCAGTGGGAAGGCGATGGGCGATGGCTGTACCGCGCTCGGCTCCGGTGGCGGCGTCGTAGAAGCTGACTGCGAGGGTGTCATCGTCTTTGCGGTGCCAACCGAGGACGTAGTTGCCGCGGGTGAGGGCGATGTTGTCGATGGTGATGGGGGACTGGACGAGAAGGTAGTGGGAATATTTCCCGTCGGCGGAGTAGCCGGCGGTAATGAGGACGACTCCGGCGATGAGCTTGCCGTGCGCGTTGATGATGCCGGAGGCGGTGCGCATCTCGGTCTCGATGCGCTCTTTTTCGACCTGTGCTCGAGCGGGCAGGGCTGAGGCGAGTTCGGAGGGAGTGGCGGCGCGCCAGTTCTCGTGGTTCTGCGCGAGAAGGCAGAGGGGTGATGTGAGCGCGAGGGCAAGAACGAGGAAGCGTGTCTTCATAGAGAGCCGTTTCATTTTAGATGGACGATGCCGCGTTGAATGGCTACGGTGGCGGCGTTGGTGCGGTCGCTGACGCCGAGTTTGCCGAGCAGGTTGTTGATGTGCGATTTGACGGTGGCCTCGGAGATGTTGAGGTCGGAGGCAATCTCCTTGTTGGAGCGGCCGGCGACGATGCGTTCCAGAACCTCGTGCTCGCGCGTGGTGAGGGCCTGGCCGCTCATGCGCTCGGCGAGCTTTTCGGCGATGGGAGCGGCGATGCGGGTCTTGCCGGAGTGGACGGCGCGGATGGTGGAGGTGAGTTCTTCGACGGTCATGCCCTTGAGGAGATAGGCCTTGGCGCCGGCCTGCAGTGCGCGATAGATGTCCTCGTCGCCGTCGAAGGTGGTGAGGACGACGAAGCGGGCGGCGGGGTCTTCGGCGCGGATGCGGAGGATGGCATCGACGCCGCCGAGTTTCGGGAGCTGAAGGTCCATGAGGGTGACGTCGGGGCGCAGAGAGCGATGAAGCCTGATGGCTTCGAGGCCATCGCTGGCTTCGCCGATCACCTCGATCCCGGGCGTGATGTTGAGGAGAGCGACGAGGCCCTGGCGGACGACGTGGTGGTCATCGACGACGAGGATGCGGATGCTTTCAGGCATTCTTGCGGGAGCCTTTCTCGGGAGAGATGGGGACGTCGAGGCTGACAGTGGCTCCGTGGCCGGGAGAACTGGCGATGTTGCACTGAGCGTTGATCTGCGCGGCCCGTTCGCGCATGCCCTGCAGGCCGAAGTGGCCGTTGTTGTGGACGGTGGCGGGCGAGAAGCCGCGGCCGTTGTCAGCGATGGAGAGATGGAGCCGAGTGGTGTCGTAGCGCAGGTCGATGGCTGCCTGGGTTGCGTTGGCGTGGCGTTGGATGTTGATTAGGGCCTCCTGTGCGATGCGGAGGACTTCGTCTTCGACAGCGGGCGGGAGTGGGCGATAGGTGCCTCCGATGTTCAGCTGGATGGCGAGTGGCTCGGCGCGGGACTGCTCGACGAGGTGCGTGAGGCGCGTGGGCAAAGTGTTCTGCGCGGTGACGGCGCGCAGGTTCCAGATGCTGCGGCGAGCCTCGGCGAGCCCTTCGCGGACGTAGGCGCGAGTCCGGTCGAGTTGCTGGCTGGCAGCGGAGGGATGGGACTGCGCGAGAAGCTGCGAGATGAGTTCAAGCTGCACAGAGACTCCGGCGAAGCTCTGTGCGAGTGTGTCGTGGATCTCGCGGGCCATTCGGTTGCGCTCAGCGAGCACGGCTGCGAACTGCGAGCGGAGACGGCGGAGGTGCAGACGGTAGAGGAGGATGCCGAGGGCGATGAGCGCGGTGACGGCGAGAAGGATGAACCAGAGTGTGCGGTAGAAGGGCGGGCGGACCGAGAGGGACAGGGCGGCGCCGGTCTCGTTCCACACGCCGGCGTTGTTGGCGGCCTGCACGCGGAAGGTGTAGTGGCCCGCGGGGAGGCTGGTGTAGTACGCGGTGCGGCGCGTTCCGGCCTCAGTCCACTGTTTGTCGAAGCCTTCGAGGATGTAGCGGTAGCGGATGCGTGACGGCGCGGTATAGCTGAGGCCCGCGTATTGGAAGACGAAGCGGCTGTGGCCATATGGAATGGGTTGCGCGACTGGCAACTCCGCGTCGTCGACAGTGAAGCGCTCGATGACGACTGGTGGAGGGATGCGATTCTCCTGAAGGTGCAAGGGATCGGCGATGGCGACGCCTTTGCGTGTGGCGAACCAGAGGCGGCCGTCGGCGGTTCGCCATGCCGCGGGATGGCCGATGGAAGTGGTCTCTTCGGTAGGCATGCCATCGGAGCGGCCGTAGATGTTGGCGTGGAGATCGCAGGAACCGGATACGGCGCAGGCAATGAGCTGCGACTGCGGCACTCGGGCAATGCCGCGGCTTGAACTGAGCCAGAGGTTGGAGCCGTCGCCGAGGATGGAGTCGATGGTCTGCGGGAGGTCGGCGCGCTGCAGCGAGGTGATGTGTCCTTTGATACGAACGGAGAGGCCGTTGCCCTTTGTGCCGATCCAGAGCGCCCCTTGCGGGTCTTCGTAGAGCGAGGTGATGACGTTGCCGGAGAGTCCGTCGCGAGTGGTGTAGGTAGTGATGGCACCATTGTGCAGCAGCGAGAGGCCATCGAGTGTGCTGATCCAGAGATCGCGCGAGCTGTGAGGCTGAACGAGCGCGCCGACGAGGTCGCTGCCGAGGCCGTTCGCGTGGGTGTAGGTGGTGAAGATGTTGTCGTGCCAGTGAGCGAGGCCGCGGCGGGTTCCGATCCAGAGTGTGCCGTCGGAGTCGAGGAGTAGCGAGCGGATGAGGTCGTCGGGGAGGCCGTCGGCTGAGGTGAAGGCTTCGACGTGGCCGCCCTGGATGCGGTTGAGGCCGTCTGGCGTGCCTACCCAGAGGCTGTTCTGTGTGCCGGGCGCGAGGGCGAGGACGATCTCGCTGAGGAGGCCGTTCTTCGTAGAGAGGTGCTGGACTGCGTTGTTCTGCCAGCGGTCGAGGCCGTCGCCGTTAGTGCCGGCCCAGAGTGCTCCGTCGCCGCATTGGGTGATGGAAGTGATGACCTGGTCGGAGAGTGCTGGGATGGTGACGAACGATTGCTGACGGAGGATGAAGAGGCCTGCCGTTTCAGTGCCTGCCCAAAGATTGCCTTCGCGATCTTCAAAGAGGGAGAGGATGCTGTTAGCACTGAGGGAAGGTTCGAGGATTGGCTGGCCCGCAGTGTTGCTGAGCATGAAGAGGCCGCGGTTGGTGCCGATCCAGAACAGGCCGCGCGAGTCGGCGAAGAAGGATTCGATGCGCGTGCCGGGGAGATCGCGGCCCGCAGTGAGAGTGCGCGCGTGGCCATCGCTGAGAAGGGTGATAGTTGTGGAGGTGCGCAGCCATGCTCCGTGATTCGGCAACGTTCCGGCGCCTTGAAGAGGCTCGGCCGGCAAGGGAAGTGGAAGCGCGTGGGGGAGTGCGCGGTTCGGTTGAAGCTCGAAGGGACCGGAGGAGGTGACGAGCCAGGGATTGCCGCTCTCACTGGTAACGAGCGCCGAGGCGGACCCCGGTGCGGAGATCGTGGTGAAGTTCTTACCGTTGAAGTGTGCGAGGCCGTTGCTAGTGAGGAGGTAAAGGGAGCCGTCGTCTGCGGTGGCAAGAGAGAGGAAGTCGTTGGAGGGCAGGCCTTCGGAGGTTGTGTAGCGGCGGAATGATCCGGCGGAGTATTGCAGGAGTCCGTCGGAGGTGCCGATCCAGAGCGGGCTACCGGGTTGGCGGGCCTGTGCGAAGCAGCAGACGTCGTCGCTTGCGAAGGCTGGCGTGTCGTCGTGGTGGAAGATCTTGAAGTCAATGCCGTTGAAGCGCGCGGCTCCGCCTTCGGTGGCGATCCAGATGTAGCCGTCCTGGGTCTGGAAGATTTGGTGGACGCTGTTCTGGGGCAGGCCGTTCTCGGTGGTCCACGACTGGTGGCCTAATGGGCCTGTGCCTTGTCCGTGTGTCTCCATGCAGGGCGCGATCGAGCAGAGAAGTGTCAGCAGAGCAGAACGCAGTGCGCGATGGAGGCGGGTGGGGTTCATGCGAGTGTTTCTCTGCATGGTAGTGCGTGCGGCAGCTATTTGCTGCGTCGAATTGTTTCGCGGCTATTTTTTTGTCTTGTCGCGGCAGGAGTGCAGATAGGTAACCAGGTCGTCGAGCTCGGAGTCCTGGAGAACGTCGCCGAAGGGTGGCATCTGCTTGCCGCCTTCGATGATCTGAGTGCGGATCTGGGCATCGCTGCGGCGGCGGCCTACACCGGAGAGGTCAGGGCCCTTGGTTCCGCCATTATGCCGGATGGCGTGGCAGCGAGTGCAGCCGTTCTCAGAGAAGGCGAGGGCACCGCGGGTGCGGGGATCGTTGGCCTGGGCGGGCTGAGCTGCGAGGCATGTCAGGCAGGCCGCGAGCGCGAAGAAAAGTGCGGGAGTGCGGAGTTTCATTGGGCCGGTGCGTTGCTCCCGTGAGATGGTGCGGCTTCGAGATCGCTGTGGGTGTGCCATACAACGCTCTCGGAGGCGACCTCGGGGTGCTTGCGCAGGAAGTCGAGAGCGTAGGTGCTGGCGGTAGGGTCGTCTTTCTGATCGGCGAACATGGCGGCCTCGTGTGAGGCTTTGTCGGCCATGCCGAGGCGGCGGTAGACGATGGAGAGGATGTAGTGGGCGGCGAGGTCGTCAGGGTCGATGGTCTGGAGGGTCTCGTACTCGGCGCGGGCTTCGTTGTATTTGCGCTGCTGGTAGAAGGAGAAGCCGAGCTCGCGGTGAGCGTCGCGGGAGCGCGGGAACTGTGCGATGACCTCGCGGAGGTCGGCGATGGCGGCATCGAGGTTGCCCTGATTGCGCTCGACCAGCGCGAGGTAATAAAGAGCGCGCGCGTTGTGCGGGCTGAGCTTAAGCGCTCTCGTGAGGCTGGTACGGGAGTCGTCATAACGCTGCCAGGAGAAGTTGGCGATGGCGATATTGGTGAAAGCGTCGGGGTAGTCGGGGCGGAGCCTGGCGACCTGCTCGAACGCATGGACGCTCTCGGAGTATTGCTGGGCGTCGAGCATGGCGATGCCGTAGTTGTTCCAGCGCATCCACAGGGGGTTGTCCTGCGGGTCTGGCGGAGTGGCGGGATTCTCGCCGAGCGAAAATGTGCGGGTGCGGGAGGACATATCGACGACGGGCATTGGGTAGTGATCTTTGCCCATGGCGAAGTCCATGAAGTGCTGATCGAAGCGACGGTAGTTGACCTTTGCGGTGACGGTAATGGGGCCTCTTGCGTCAGTGGGAACTTTGAACTGGTAGCGGACGATCTGCGAACGGCCGGAAGAGATGGTGTTGTTGTAGGCGACGACGCGGTTGTTCCAGACCTGATGGAGATCGTTGATCTCACCCTTGATGTTGACGAGACGGTTGGTGAAGGAGTGGGCGCGCGGGTCGAGGTCGCCGTTGGGCTCGATGGTTCCGGAGTGGGTGAGGACGCGGCCGGTGGAGTCTGTGACTTCGAACTCGACCCAGCTCTCGTACATATCGCGCTGCTCGGGGACGTGGCTGTGGGCGATGCCTTTGTTCTGGATAACGATGGAGGCGGTGAGGATGTCTCCGGGTGCGATGGAAACGGGTTCGGTGCCGAGGGGGGCGATCATCCTGCTGCCGTTCTTCTCAAGTCCAAAGATGTCCACGTTGAAGACGTTGTTCTTGAGGAAGGCGACGGTCTTTTCCATCTGCACGTCGTAGTTGTAGAACTTCGCCATGATGGTGTTGGCTCCGAGCCAGCGGTGGGAGGCTAGCTTGCCGTCTTTTGCTCCGTAGTCGGGGATGGCACCAAGGGGCTCGCGGGCCATGTGGCAGGTCTGGCAGGTGGAGACGGAGTCCTTGGTGTAGAAGGGAAGCGGCGACTGCTTGGCGAAGCTGGAGAGCTGCCACTCATCGTAGAGGAAGATGGCGCGCTGCCATTTGTAGTCGTTGAGCTGGCGCGGGAGCGCGGCCTTGTGGCAGGCGGAGCAATATTCGCTGGTGCGGTAGAAGTCTTTCATGACCGCTTTGGAGTGGCGGTCGAGGTGGGTGAGGATCTCCTTGTCGGAGACCTCGCCGTAGATGGGCTGGTCGTGTTCGTCGACGAGGACGGCCGGTTGGGCGAGGACGTAGCTTCCGGTGCCGCGGGTGTCGACCTTCTGGATCGCGTGGCAGACCGAGCAGGTGACGCCGTCTTCGTCGAACTTGCGATTGATGGTTGAGCCCTTGGTCATGGCGCCAGAGACGAGAGCGGTGGGGTTGTGGCATCCCTCGCAGTGGCGAGCGTACTCAATGCCTTTTTCTGCCATGAGCAGGTTAACGTTGCGGGTGTACCAGGGAGTGCGGAAGGAGTTGGCGTGCGCGGACTGGCGCCACTCGGCGTGGGCCTCCTGGTGGCAGTGGCCGCAGTATTTGGCGGTGGGGAAGGCTTTGGAGTTGATGAACTCGCCGGTGTCGGTGGTAGCGAGCGAGGGGAGAAAGGGCTGGTTGGCACCGAAGCGGTAGTCGTAGTGCTCAGCGATGGACTGCGAGTAGATTTGCCGTTGCGAGGGAGTGGCGGGGTCATTCTCCGCGTGGGCCGGACCCGTGCGCAGGGCCATGATGCCGCAGGCCAAGCTTCCGCCCAGTAATGCACTAATGAGAATGCGACCGATTCGCCGCCGAAGGACCTGGAGTTTCATGGCAAGCAAAGATTGTAGAGAGCCGGGGGAGGAGTTGGCTATCCATCGAAAGGTTGAGATGGATAGCCGGCGAGTAAGCTATGGCTTCTTGTCGCCTTTACCTTCGGTGAGAGTGACGATCTGGTCGGGTTTCGTGATGGTGAAGGTCTCCTTTACGCCGCTGGGCCAGTGGACTTCAACCGAGTCGATGGTTGTTGCGTCGCCGAGACCGAAGTGGAGGCGCGGGTCGTGCGTGGAGGCGTAGCTTCCGCCGGAGATGACATCGCCGCGCTGCTTCTTTCCGCCAGCAGTGAGGTAGACGGTGGCGCCTACTGCGTCGCGCGGGCTCTTCGGGCCGCCGACGAGTTTTAGCTCGATCCAGTGATGGGTGTCGGGCGAGACGTTGCGGAGAAGGACGGGGTGTCCGTCGAGTACGTTGACGACGACGTCGAGCTTGCCGTCGTTGAAGAGATCACCGACGGCCATGCCGCGGCCGCGGAAGACTTCGGCGAGGCCGGTGCCTTCGACTGCTGGGACCAGGTCGAATTTCTTACCTTCGAGATTGTGAAAGAGCAGTGGCCGCTCCGCCCAGCTTGTACCCCAGGGCATATGATCGACCTTCGGATAGACGTGCCCGTTGACGAAGATGAGGTCTTTCCAGCCGTCGTTGTCGTAGTCGAAGAAGGCGTTGCCCCAGCCGAGGAAGGGGATGGTCGGTTCGCCGAGGCCCATCTGATAGCTGATGTCTGTGAAGTTGGCGTTGCCGTCGTTGCGATAGAGCGGCTTGTAGTCGTCGGAGAAGGTGGTGTTGAAGACGTCGAGGAGGCCGTTATTCATGTAGTCGCCGAGGGCGATGCCCATGGAGGCGGTCTCGCGGCCATTCTCGTTGAGGGCGTAGCCGGAGGCGTAGCTGTCGTCCTCGAAGGTGCCGTCGCCCTTGTTGATGTAGAGATAGTTGGGGGTTGAGTCGTTGGCGACGAGGAGGTCGGGCTTGCCGTCGTTGTTGATGTCTACGAAGACAGATGAGAGGCCGTAGTAGCCGGGCTTGTCGGCGACGCCGGCCTTTTCGCTTACGTCGGTGAAGGTGCCGTCGCCGTTGTTGTGGAAGAGATGGTCGGGCTCACCCTTCAGGCCACGCGGGCCGCACATCACCTCTTCGCCGCGGAACTGGCAGAAGGCATAGGAGGCGCTCGTGCTGCCGGATGACGGCGGGTTCGCGAGGTCGTAGTGGACGTAGCCAGGGACGAAGAGGTCGAGGCGGCCGTCGCCGTCATAGTCGCCCCAAGTGGCTCCGGTGGACCAGTTGCCGAGAGTGACGCCTGCCTTCTCGGCAACGTCGGTGAAGGTGCCGTCGTGGTTGTTGTGATAGAGGCGGTTCTTGCCGAAGTTGGAGACGTAAATGTCGGGCCAGCCATCGTTGTCGTAGTCAGCGATGGCGACGCCTACGCCCCAGCGGTCGTTGGTGACGCCTGCTTTTTCGGCGACGTTGGTGAAGGTTCCGTCGTGGTTGTTATGGAAGAGCGCGGCCTTGGGCGCGGGAGCCTTGCCGGCCTCGGCTTCGTAGGTTGAGCCGTTGACGAGGTAAATGTCAAGCCAGCCGTCGTTGTCGTAGTCGATCAGGCCGACTCCGGAGCCGTTGGCTTCGATGATGTAGCGCTTCTCAGGCGTGCCCATCTTGTGGGTCCAGGTGGTGAGGCCCGCTTTTTCTGAGATGTCCTGGAAGACGATGGGGCCGGTCTTGACGAAGCCGCCGGCGGTGATGGGGCGACGCTGCTGGTCAAAGATGGCGGCGTGGGCTCCGCCGGTATTGACCCCGCCTGCTGCCGGGGGCTGGCCGCCTTCCTGCGGGCGGCTCGATTGCGAGTCGGGAGATTGTGTCGTCTGGGCCGCTGCCCAATTTGGCGGCAGCATGAGGGGAAGTAGGGCCAGAGGCGCGAGAGCGCGGGACAATCGGGACAATGACGGTCGAAGACGAATGGAGCAGCAAATAGGCATCCGGGGTCCTTTTGAATGGCAGGCACGTCTTGGTGAACCGGCCAGCAACATGTTTACCACGCAACGGTTGATCTCCGCCTCCA
It encodes the following:
- a CDS encoding c-type cytochrome, which produces MKLRTPALFFALAACLTCLAAQPAQANDPRTRGALAFSENGCTRCHAIRHNGGTKGPDLSGVGRRRSDAQIRTQIIEGGKQMPPFGDVLQDSELDDLVTYLHSCRDKTKK
- a CDS encoding tetratricopeptide repeat protein encodes the protein MALRTGPAHAENDPATPSQRQIYSQSIAEHYDYRFGANQPFLPSLATTDTGEFINSKAFPTAKYCGHCHQEAHAEWRQSAHANSFRTPWYTRNVNLLMAEKGIEYARHCEGCHNPTALVSGAMTKGSTINRKFDEDGVTCSVCHAIQKVDTRGTGSYVLAQPAVLVDEHDQPIYGEVSDKEILTHLDRHSKAVMKDFYRTSEYCSACHKAALPRQLNDYKWQRAIFLYDEWQLSSFAKQSPLPFYTKDSVSTCQTCHMAREPLGAIPDYGAKDGKLASHRWLGANTIMAKFYNYDVQMEKTVAFLKNNVFNVDIFGLEKNGSRMIAPLGTEPVSIAPGDILTASIVIQNKGIAHSHVPEQRDMYESWVEFEVTDSTGRVLTHSGTIEPNGDLDPRAHSFTNRLVNIKGEINDLHQVWNNRVVAYNNTISSGRSQIVRYQFKVPTDARGPITVTAKVNYRRFDQHFMDFAMGKDHYPMPVVDMSSRTRTFSLGENPATPPDPQDNPLWMRWNNYGIAMLDAQQYSESVHAFEQVARLRPDYPDAFTNIAIANFSWQRYDDSRTSLTRALKLSPHNARALYYLALVERNQGNLDAAIADLREVIAQFPRSRDAHRELGFSFYQQRKYNEARAEYETLQTIDPDDLAAHYILSIVYRRLGMADKASHEAAMFADQKDDPTASTYALDFLRKHPEVASESVVWHTHSDLEAAPSHGSNAPAQ
- a CDS encoding CRTAC1 family protein — encoded protein: MLPPNWAAAQTTQSPDSQSSRPQEGGQPPAAGGVNTGGAHAAIFDQQRRPITAGGFVKTGPIVFQDISEKAGLTTWTHKMGTPEKRYIIEANGSGVGLIDYDNDGWLDIYLVNGSTYEAEAGKAPAPKAALFHNNHDGTFTNVAEKAGVTNDRWGVGVAIADYDNDGWPDIYVSNFGKNRLYHNNHDGTFTDVAEKAGVTLGNWSTGATWGDYDGDGRLDLFVPGYVHYDLANPPSSGSTSASYAFCQFRGEEVMCGPRGLKGEPDHLFHNNGDGTFTDVSEKAGVADKPGYYGLSSVFVDINNDGKPDLLVANDSTPNYLYINKGDGTFEDDSYASGYALNENGRETASMGIALGDYMNNGLLDVFNTTFSDDYKPLYRNDGNANFTDISYQMGLGEPTIPFLGWGNAFFDYDNDGWKDLIFVNGHVYPKVDHMPWGTSWAERPLLFHNLEGKKFDLVPAVEGTGLAEVFRGRGMAVGDLFNDGKLDVVVNVLDGHPVLLRNVSPDTHHWIELKLVGGPKSPRDAVGATVYLTAGGKKQRGDVISGGSYASTHDPRLHFGLGDATTIDSVEVHWPSGVKETFTITKPDQIVTLTEGKGDKKP